The Lepisosteus oculatus isolate fLepOcu1 chromosome 4, fLepOcu1.hap2, whole genome shotgun sequence genome window below encodes:
- the trappc6b gene encoding trafficking protein particle complex subunit 6b, translating to MADEVLFQFLHNELIQYVYKSAEHGEMENGRCITRLENMGFRVGQGLIERFTKDTARFKDELDVMKFICKDFWTCVFKKQIDNLRTNHQGIYVLQDNKFRLLTQISAGKQYLEHAPKYLAFTCGLVRGGLSNLGVKSIVTAEVSVMPACKFQVMIQKI from the exons ATGGCGGATGAAGTTCTGTTTCAGTTCCTCCACAATgagctcatacagtatgtttacaagTCGGCTGAGCATGGGGAGATG GAGAATGGGAGATGCATAACAAGACTGGAAAACATGGGCTTCAGAGTGGGCCAAGGATTAATAGAAAG GTTCACCAAAGACACTGCACGGTTCAAAGATGAACTGGATGTCATGAAGTTCATTTGTAAAGATTTCTGGACCTGTGTTTTCAAAAAGCAAATTGATAACTTAAGAACAAACCATCAG GGAATTTATGTGCTACAGGATAACAAGTTCCGGTTGCTGACACAGATCTCTGCAGGAAAACAGTATTTAGAGCATGCACCCAAG taTTTGGCATTCACCTGTGGTCTGGTGAGAGGAGGACTGTCAAATCTGGGGGTTAAAAGCATTGTCACGGCAGAAGTCTCTGTGATGCCTGCAT GCAAATTTCAAGTTATGATACAGAAGATCTAG